The following proteins are encoded in a genomic region of Magallana gigas chromosome 1, xbMagGiga1.1, whole genome shotgun sequence:
- the LOC117686412 gene encoding uncharacterized protein yields the protein MPGSGQKHYGCFNCPNRVRQKDRHIISSRNRAFIAKLTGRTPSNSDFLCNKCRCMCQHHIKRKTSMPSRVQQVPAQSTEAPPFSPPSIPLPFPSTSRGHASCCMCKRQGPKLVVVPVGVRHHIFITKEVIIPAGARCCPNHLQQNIDDLNPLSDSTLFNKTGITELVKFLRNEVLKKERTRLDFDSGGNLASTDYQSLLGIPKTAFEDLLKYVEGKVKVTPVRTVRTTLAIFLMKLRGGESNRILSTLFNISKSSVHRGVKSIRTVLMNGGFVAENLGFGHVTREQIIQEHTRPLAQMILGDTVSQPAILVLDGTYIYIHKSGNFKFQRQSFSLHKGRPLVKPMIIVSTTGYFVSVLGPYIARNNDATILNHIMHSNLEDIRSWVQEEDIFVVDRGFRDSLDCLEQMGINAKMPSFLNKGDKQMSTENANTSRLVTKIRWVVESANARIKQWRYLRHILPSSQIPYIGDFVRIVCAICNRYLKPLASGDTEEDQALGAKMVFLSKQVNTLQHHIEENHLDRRSVCWKEADDLMDFPNMDEEQLRAITCGVYQLRLSPSYAQEHIEGDCSIQVHREEPGLLRVKLQSRHVSSRSYLLWIQYGEGEVKAWYCKCRAGARVVGMCSHVAAILWYLGHARHQRDEKLGVRDWGEFVDDATLVDDSDSSSESDESGPEE from the exons atGCCAGGTTCTGGTCAGAAACACTATGGCTGTTTCAACTGTCCTAATAGAGTAAGACAGAAGGATAGGCACATTATATCGTCTAGAAATAGAGCTTTTATTGCCAAATTAACAGGAAGGACTCCATCAAACAGTGACTTTCTCTGTAATAAATGCAGATGTATGTGCCAGCATCACATCAAAAGGAAAACCAGTATGCCCAGCAGGGTACAGCAGGTTCCAGCACAATCCACTGAAGCTCCTCCATTCAGTCCTCCATCCATTCCTCTCCCATTTCCCAGCACATCTAGAGGACATGCTTCATGCTGCATGTGCAAGCGCCAAGGTCCAAAGCTGGTTGTAGTTCCAGTAGGTGTAAGACATCACATCTTCATCACTAAAGAGGTCATCATCCCTGCTGGAGCTCGCTGCTGTCCAAACCACCTACAACAGAACATAGACGATCTCAATCCTTTATCTGATTCTACTTTATTTAATAAGACAGGAATCACAGAACTAGTTAAGTTTTTGCGGAATGAGGTTTTAAAGAAGGAGAGGACGAGATTAGACTTTGATAGCGGCGGGAATCTTGCTTCAACAGATTACCAAAGTCTGCTTGGAATTCCAAAAACAGCCTTTGAGGACTTACTGAAGTATGTTGAGGGGAAAGTGAAGGTCACTCCAGTAAGAACAGTGCGGACAACCTTGgccatatttttaatgaaattaagagGAGGGGAGTCAAATCGAATTCTGTCCACTCTATTCAACATATCCAAATCCAGTGTACATAGAGGTGTGAAATCAATACGGACAGTACTGATGAATGGTGGATTTGTAGCCGAAAATCTAGGATTTGGACATGTTACCAGGGAACAGATAATTCAGGAGCACACAAGACCTTTGGCCCAGATGATTCTTGGTGATACAGTTTCCCAGCCAGCAATACTTGTCCTTGATggtacttatatatatatacacaaaagtGGCAATTTCAAGTTTCAACGACAGTCATTCAGTCTTCACAAAGGACGGCCACTGGTGAAGCCAATGATTATTGTATCCACAACAGGTTACTTTGTGTCAGTACTGGGTCCTTATATTGCTAGAAACAATGATGCTACAATCCTTAACCACATAATGCACAGCAACCTTGAGGACATTCGGAGTTGGGTACAGGAGGAGGACATATTTGTGGTTGATCGTGGATTTAGGGATTCCTTGGATTGTCTGGAGCAGATGGGGATTAATGCCAAAATGCCATCATTCCTTAACAAAGGAGATAAGCAGATGTCGACAGAAAATGCAAACACCAGTCGATTAGTGACAAAG ATACGTTGGGTTGTTGAGTCTGCCAACGCTAGGATCAAGCAATGGCGTTACCTAAGACACATCCTACCTTCCAGTCAAATTCCCTACATTGGTGACTTTGTCAGGATTGTGTGTGCCATTTGCAATAG ATACCTAAAACCCCTTGCTAGTGGAGACACTGAAGAAGACCAGGCCCTTGGTGCAAAAATGGTTTTTCTCTCCAAGCAGGTGAATACCCTTCAGCACCATATAGAAGAAAACCATCTAGACAGACGATCAGTATGCTGGAAGGAGGCTGATGACTTAATGGACTTTCCAAACATGGATGAGGAACAACTTAGAGCCATCACATGCGGTGTATACCAACTGCGTCTATCACCATCCTACGCCCAAGAACATATAGAGGGAGACTGCAGCATCCAAGTCCACAGAGAGGAGCCAGGCCTTCTTCGTGTAAAACTGCAGAGTCGTCACGTGTCATCGAGATCCTACCTATTGTGGATACAGTATGGTGAGGGTGAAGTCAAGGCTTGGTACTGCAAGTGCAGGGCTGGTGCTCGTGTTGTGGGTATGTGTTCCCATGTTGCTGCCATCCTTTGGTATCTGGGACATGCTCGCCATCAAAGAGATGAGAAACTGGGAGTGCGAGACTGGGGGGAGTTTGTTGATGATGCCACACTGGTGGATGACTCTGACAGCTCCAGTGAAAGTGATGAAAGTGGACCAGAGGAGTAG